GCGCGTCGACACCGGCGCCGAGATTGAAGATCGCGCGCAGGTTCGGAAAGGCCTTGAGCTCGCCTGGAACCGGCTTCCACACCGCGGCATAGTGCACCTCGACCGGATCGACCTCGCCATTGGGCAACAGCACGACCGGACGGCCGCCGCAGACCGCCTCAAAGCGGGCTTTCCAGCGCTCCGGCAACCAATTCTGCGAGCTGTTGTTGATCAGGAGTGCCAGTGCGCCTTTGGTCATTCGAAATGTCTCATAGAGTTCCCGTTAACGGCTCTCCTTGGCACGAACTCGCGGACATTTCTCGCAAAAAATTTCCGCAATTGGTGTCGGGGCGAGGCATAGTGCATCGTCTTCAAGATGACAAAACAGGACGCGCCCATGCTCTATGCCATCCTTTGTTACCACGACGAGGACTTTGTCGGCTCCTGGAGCAAGGAGCAGGACGAGGCCGTGATGAAGAAGCTCGCCGTGGTGCAGGACAAGCTCACCAAGCAGAAGCGGCTCGGTCCCGTCGCGCGGCTCCTGCCGACCACGGCGGCCGCGACCCTGCGGAAGGAGGATCCGCCGCTGGTGCTGGACGGTCCCTATGCCGAGACCAAGGAGCAGCTGCTCGGCTTCTACATCGTCGATTGCAAGAATCTCGACGACGCGCTCGACGTGGCGCGCGAGCTGGGCGCAGCCAATCCCGGCGGCGCCTATGAGGTGCGTCCCGTCGGCGTGTTCAGGCCGGGAGGGAGTTTGACGTGAGCGAGACCGACGCGGTCTGGATCGAGACCGCGCTGACCTCGGCGCGGCCCCAGGCGGTGGGCGCGCTGCTGCGCTATTTCCGCGACCTCGATACCGCGGAAGAAGCGTTCCAGAACGCGTGCCTGCGCGCGCTGAAGACCTGGCCGCAGAACGGACCGCCGCGCGATCCCGCGGCCTGGCTGATCATGGTCGGCCGCAATGTCGCGATCGACGAGGTTCGCCGCGCGCGCAAGCAGGAGCCGCTGCCGGAGGACGATCAGGCGATCTCCGATCTCGGCGATGCCGAGGGTGCGCTTGCCGAGCGGCTCGACGGCTCGCATTATCGCGACGACATCTTGCGGCTGATGTTCATCTGCTGCCATCCGGACCTGCCGGCGACGCAGCAGATCGCGCTCGCGCTGCGTATCGTCTCCGGCCTCACCGTGAAGCAGATCGCGCGCGCCTTCCTGGTCTCGGAAGCCGCGATGGAGCAGCGCATCACGCGCGCCAAGGCGAAGATCGCGGATGCCGGTGTGCCGTTCGAGGCGCCCGGCGCGGTCGAGCGCGCCGAGCGGCTCGCCGGCGTTGCCGCGATGATCTACCTGATCTTCAACGAAGGCTATTCGGCGAGCGGCGACACCGCCGAGATCCGCAAGCCGTTATGTGAGGAGGCGATCCGGCTGGCACGGCTGCTGTTGCGGCTGTTTCCAGGTGAGCCGGAGATCATGGGGCTGGCCGCGCTATTGCTGTTGCAGCATGCACGCAGCGCTGCGCGCTTTGCAGCCGACGGCTCGCTGATCCTGCTCGAGGATCAGGATCGCTCGCTGTGGAGCGGCACCATGATCGCAGAGGGG
This genomic interval from Bradyrhizobium sp. CB82 contains the following:
- a CDS encoding RNA polymerase sigma factor is translated as MSETDAVWIETALTSARPQAVGALLRYFRDLDTAEEAFQNACLRALKTWPQNGPPRDPAAWLIMVGRNVAIDEVRRARKQEPLPEDDQAISDLGDAEGALAERLDGSHYRDDILRLMFICCHPDLPATQQIALALRIVSGLTVKQIARAFLVSEAAMEQRITRAKAKIADAGVPFEAPGAVERAERLAGVAAMIYLIFNEGYSASGDTAEIRKPLCEEAIRLARLLLRLFPGEPEIMGLAALLLLQHARSAARFAADGSLILLEDQDRSLWSGTMIAEGLALIDKAMRHRSSGPYQIQAAIAALHARATMPEETDWAQIDLLYGALELVQPSPVVTLNRAVAVSKVRGPEAALALIEPLAPKLANYFHFYGVRGAFLMQLGRNDEARIAFDRAIALANTSAEAAHIRMHLDRLIRDSQPKAPKEGAKAK
- a CDS encoding YciI family protein, with amino-acid sequence MLYAILCYHDEDFVGSWSKEQDEAVMKKLAVVQDKLTKQKRLGPVARLLPTTAAATLRKEDPPLVLDGPYAETKEQLLGFYIVDCKNLDDALDVARELGAANPGGAYEVRPVGVFRPGGSLT